A part of Candida albicans SC5314 chromosome 2, complete sequence genomic DNA contains:
- a CDS encoding tRNA threonylcarbamoyladenosine dehydratase (Putative molybdopterin-converting factor; fungal-specific (no human or murine homolog)): MSPRSIILSVVATAAVTIGLVEAFHCYERKKIHPQPPKETPAKRDHSEELIREQLARNYAFLTEDGMDKVRKQRVVVVGAGGVGSWVATMLARSGVESLRIIDFDQVSLSSLNRHAVATLKDVGIPKVECIKNHLLEIAPWIEIDTRNQLWNLESAEELIYGDDFQPTFIVDCIDNLDTKCDLLAYCHEKKLPIVSSGGAATKSDPTRINLADISKTEEDPLMKKIRVVLKKRGIINGIPVVFSAEKPDPRKAKLLPLPDDEFTKGNVDQLSALKDFRVRILPVLGTMPGIFGLAIATYILSTVAGYPMEPVEGKNRYKIYDDLLQSLAGQQTRIGKTDQRVQIAMHEVNYILEEVFRGKSPISNYSTRLTLSRWDPSKEISLQNVVVMTKDEQRNHEKRVLNGGEKIEDVYSKEVVDLVKSRFEDEKYFSQFR; the protein is encoded by the coding sequence TGGATTAGTAGAGGCGTTCCATTGCtatgaaagaaagaaaatacaTCCCCAACCTCCCAAAGAGACTCCTGCCAAACGAGACCATTCAGAAGAATTGATTCGAGAACAGTTAGCCCGTAATTATGCCTTTCTTACTGAAGACGGTATGGACAAGGTGCGTAAACAACgagttgtagttgttggAGCTGGTGGTGTAGGTTCATGGGTCGCCACCATGTTGGCAAGATCGGGTGTTGAAAGCTTGCgtattattgattttgacCAAGTGTCGTTGAGCTCATTGAATAGACATGCAGTTGCAACATTAAAGGATGTGGGAATCCCTAAGGTCGAGTGCATCAAGAACCATTTATTGGAGATTGCCCCTTGGATAGAGATAGATACACGCAATCAATTGTGGAATCTAGAGCTGGCAGAGGAGTTGATTTATGGCGACGATTTTCAGCCAACATTTATCGTTGATtgtattgataatttagaCACAAAGTGTGACTTGTTGGCGTACTGCCACGAAAAGAAATTGCCAATAGTATCTTCAGGAGGAGCAGCCACAAAGCTGGACCCTACGAGAATTAATCTAGCTGATATCTCCAAAACCGAAGAAGACCCgttaatgaagaaaattaGAGTGGTTCTCAAAAAGCGTGGTATTATTAATGGTATACCTGTTGTGTTTTCAGCAGAGAAGCCCGACCCAAGAAAGGCCAAATTGTTGCCGTTACCCGATGACGAGTTTACCAAAGGAAATGTTGATCAATTGTCAGCACTAAAGGATTTCCGTGTGAGAATCTTGCCGGTTTTGGGTACAATGCCTGGTATATTTGGGTTGGCTATTGCTACATATATTTTAAGTACAGTCGCAGGGTATCCCATGGAGCCAGTTGAAGGTAAGAACAGGTACAAGATATACGACGACTTGTTGCAAAGTCTTGCGGGACAACAAACTAGAATAGGCAAGACTGACCAACGTGTACAGATAGCCATGCATGAGgttaattatattttggaGGAAGTTTTCCGTGGGAAATCGCCGATTTCGAATTACTCTACACGGTTGACATTATCGCGATGGGACCCCAGTAAAGAAATATCGTTGCAGAATGTTGTTGTCATGACTAAAGACGAACAAAGAAATCACGAAAAGAGGGTTCTCAATGGTGGTGAAAAGATTGAAGATGTGTATCTGAAAGAAGTGGTTGATTTGGTGAAATCAAgatttgaagatgaaaagtACTTTTCTCAGTTTAGATAA